One window of the Megalops cyprinoides isolate fMegCyp1 chromosome 2, fMegCyp1.pri, whole genome shotgun sequence genome contains the following:
- the LOC118773213 gene encoding rho guanine nucleotide exchange factor 15, with protein MGKEEISPAVLARPSLPPKPQVPPKPQTRAARWRRATEVILRKELDPSQVEQKARHKSLPSLPNDQSLCLSVSVVHLDDDSNLFAQTAEVQGLSARVKPLPLPKPHLQRKSLQQDNQSQIAKHTESRVSSSKPLQSPDTNDTGGRFWSGSNESEEGSAFGESQSGCAPSCPCKCHCSRSPSPREGQVGTELPLKYLPTSPLSQFLSANGPENEPHPDYWHITSYGGQGQSGRSPPKIPLPLRPLPKEPEQIYLLQGSLGKKEEPDAWEEVYMEIDVSPSEVEESCIPPVLCHGNSGPMAFPSDVGPTQRPAYLEAGHKPLPPLPAKPLPPLKTQSRHKMATHSSSEGRGRRRTCEGALQGVVAELREKFPNDSQEAKAKENCKKRETTRKLSLLNKWSPTNFMALSSSQKGKSPLADLMLLSLQNKTRTAEDSSQEAVEATELESPAREPACDVILLNELGKPPGDAADSFCIATPPDVEACQGKGRVPLMAGDIQDTGSPSQDFVRRVSSGRQHGSLKPFWQERSIVQESGVLAQLSKQQLLLQESMYEVVTTEHSYLESLVVAVDHFMESPALNLVLAPRDRKSLFSSIGKIREISQNFLEAMRVELDANLYIDVCEIIQHHAGSHFAAYVDYIRNMPYQEQTLHNLGKENPQIEEVLRKLQEHPSCHRLPLKSFLVLPFQRITRLKILVQNILKRTDPGSIGEASAERALKEVSKVVEACNREVSRMMQMEELVRIANKTEFECKALPLVSSSRWLVRQGELTQLTDKENIFGQRKHSPVYLFLFNDLLLVAVRKGLDRFVVQDHVHRSLIEISDAAEEGDVDCELEKTFLLALLKNHRGATSQRLLRASSQEEKDGWLEALSPRKSGKDEIYEEWDCPQVQCTAAYSAQQPGELSLRLGDVINIIQKTTDGFLEGRRLTDGERGWFPRNCVKEITNEHVQRRHLRQRYHVLQTATRMLRRRYMSHERHASTCFR; from the exons ATGGGTAAAGAGGAGATCAGCCCAGCCGTCCTGGCCCGGCCCTCCTTACCTCCAAAACCTCAGGTCCCCCCCAAACCGCAGACCAGGGCAGCACGATGGCGCAGGGCAACCGAGGTCATCCTGAGGAAGGAGCTAGACCCCAGCCAAGTGGAACAGAAAGCCAGGCACAAATCTCTGCCATCCCTCCCAAATGACCagagtctgtgcctgtctgtgtctgttgtcCATCTTGATGATGACAGCAACCTTTTTGCTCAGACTGCTGAGGTACAGGGTTTGTCTGCGAGAGTcaagcccctccctctgccaaAGCCCCACCTCCAGAGAAAATCTCTGCAACAGGACAACCAATCCCAGATAGccaagcacacagagagcagagtaTCAAGCAGCAAACCTCTGCAGAGTCCTGACACCAATGACACAG GGGGCAGATTCTGGAGTGGCAGCAATGAGAGTGAGGAAGGCTCTGCCTTTGGTGAATCCCAGTCAGGCTGTgccccctcctgcccctgcAAGTGTCACTGCAGCAGGTCCCCTTCACCCAGAGAGGGGCAGGTGGGAACAGAGCTGCCCCTAAAATACCTGCCGACTTCCCCACtgtctcagtttctctctgcGAATGGACCAGAGAATGAACCCCACCCAGACTACTGGCACATCACTTCCTATGGAGGGCAGGGGCAATCAGGGCGTTCCCCTCCCAAAATTCCTCTCCCTTTACGACCCCTTCCTAAAGAGCCAGAGCAGATCTACCTCCTACAAG GGTCATTAGGTAAGAAGGAAGAGCCTGATGCTTGGGAGGAAGTGTACATGGAAATAGACGTGTCACCATCTGAAGTGGAAGAAAGCTGTATCCCACCAGTCCTGTGCCATGGAAACTCTG GACCCATGGCTTTCCCCAGTGATGTTGGGCCCACACAGCGTCCTGCATACTTGGAGGCTGGCCACAaacctctcccccctctccctgctaaGCCTCTACCACCTCTGAAGACACAAAGTCGCCACAAGATGGCCACTCACTCGAGCAgtgagggaagggggagaaGAAGGACGTGTGAAGGTGCCCTCCAGGGTGTTGTGGCAGAACTCCGGGAGAAATTCCCCAACGATAGCCAGGAAGCAAAAGCCAAGGAAAACTGCAAGAAGAGAGAAACCACACGCAAACTTTCCCTTCTCAACAAATGGTCCCCCACAAACTTCATGGCACTGTCGTCCTCACAGAAAGGGAAGTCCCCCTTGGCAGACCTCATGCTGCTTTCCTTACAGAACAAAACTCGGACTGCAGAGGATAGCAGTCAAGAGGCTGTGGAAGCCACAGAGCTAGAGAGCCCTGCGAGAGAGCCTGCATGTGATGTGATCCTCCTGAATGAATTGGGGAAGCCCCCTGGTGATGCTGCTGACTCCTTTTGCATAGCCACCCCACCGGATGTAGAGGCATGTCAGGGGAAGGGCAGAGTGCCCCTCATGGCTGGGGATATTCAGGATACAGGATCACCTTCACAGGATTTTGTCAGGAGGGTGTCCAGCGGGAGGCAGCATGGCTCCCTCAAGCCATTCTGGCAAGAGCGCAGTATTGTGCAGGAGAGTGGAGTACTGGCACAGCTCAGTAAACAACAGCTGCTGCTACAGGAG AGCATGTATGAGGTGGTGACTACAGAGCACTCCTACCTGGAGAGCCTAGTAGTGGCGGTGGACCACTTCATGGAATCTCCTGCCCTCAACCTGGTCCTGGCGCCTCGTGACCGCAAGTCACTCTTCTCCAGCATTGGAAAGATCCGGGAAATCAGCCAAAA TTTCCTAGAGGCCATGAGGGTGGAGCTGGATGCCAATCTGTACATTGATGTGTGTGAGATCATCCAGCATCACGCCGGCAGCCACTTTGCTGCCTACGTGGACTACATCCGCAACATGCCCTACCAGGAGCAGACCTTGCACAACCTGGG CAAGGAGAACCCACAGATTGAGGAGGTGCTCAGGAAGCTGCAGGAGCACCCAAGCTGTCATCGCCTGCCACTCAAGTCCTTCCTGGTCCTGCCCTTCCAGAGGATCACACGCCTCAAGATcctggtgcag AACATCCTGAAGAGGACAGATCCAGGATCAATAGGCGAGGCATCTGCAGAAAGAGCACTGAAAGAGGTCTCAAAG GTGGTGGAGGCCTGTAACCGAGAGGTGAGCCGGATGATGCAGATGGAGGAACTGGTGCGCATCGCCAACAAGACTGAGTTTGAGTGTAAG GCACTGCCGCTGGTCTCTTCCTCTCGCTGGCTGGTGAGGCAAGGGGAGCTAACCCAGCTGACTGACAAGGAGAACATCTTTGGTCAGAGGAAACACTCCCCAGTCTACTTATTCCTCTTCAATGACCTGCTGCTGGTGGCAGTCAGGAAAGG GTTGGATCGCTTTGTGGTGCAGGACCACGTCCACCGCTCCCTCATCGAGATAAGTGACGCCGCGGAGGAGGGAGATGTGGACTGTGAGCTGGAGAAGACCTTCCTGCTGGCCCTACTGAAGAACCACAGAGGGGCCACTTCTCAGCGCCTGCTGAGGGCCTCTTCCCA GGAAGAGAAGGACGGCTGGTTGGAGGCCCTGAGCCCACGCAAGAGTGGGAAGGACGAGATATATGAGGAGTGGG ACTGCCCCCAAGTGCAGTGCACAGCAGCTTATTCTGCCCAGCAGCCAGGAGAGCTGAGTTTGCGGCTGGGGGATGTCATCAACATTATTCAAAAGACCACTGACG GCTTCCTGGAGGGCCGGAGGCTGACGGATGGGGAGCGAGGCTGGTTCCCCAGAAACTGTGTGAAGGAGATCACTAACGAGCATGTGCAGAGACGCCACCTCCGGCAACGCTACCACGTCCTGCAGACGGCCACCCGGATGCTGAGACGGCGCTACATGTCCCACGAGCGCCACGCCTCAACTTGCTTCCGATAG